The sequence below is a genomic window from Coffea arabica cultivar ET-39 chromosome 8e, Coffea Arabica ET-39 HiFi, whole genome shotgun sequence.
GAAAGTGAAAGGCATTTCGTCAAGAAATTAAATGCGTAAAGGACAGATGCAGCTCAGTCGAAGGAGATGAGATGAAATCGACTCAATAGTTAACGGAAAGGAAGGTAATGAATGGGCTAGGAAGCCACTGATTATGAAGGGAATGATAAGGCTGCTTTAGGCCATCGACACCATCGATGACTTCTGCTTCTCCAAATCTGATGTCTTGCGGTTGCCCTCCCAAGTCTTCGCTTGCGAttgaatttcttcctttttctggGGAAAAAATTATTCCCTTTGTCCAGCTTTTTTTCGCTTTGAGATGGAATTTTTCTGCTCCCTGTTGAACATTTTTCTCTATTCTCTgctttttttcttcaattcctcaGACTGAACGAAGATTTGTGTgagatgaaaaaaaaggaatcaaTGAACTAATTAGGCTGTAAATCTTGTTATTTCCTATTTTGATTTGCTCTAGAGGTGGTCGCAGTCACTACTTTTACTGCTGGAGATGAAGTCAATCTATGGGTGGAGGTTGGTCAACTTCGGGAACGAAAAATTTTGGGCTTCACTTGTTCCAATAACCTTTCGGACATTTTTGCCCCTTTATTATATTCCTCCACTACACATTGTCCATGCCACCGGATGAGAAACCGCTGAAAATCGGTTAAAGGACTCCGCTGGCGTGTTTTTGTGAGTTTAGTGACCTTTTGGGTCACAAAAAAAGTTTGATGACCAAAGGGTGCCATttttaatagtttagtgacCTTTTGGGCCATTCACTCTTAACTAAActtagaatcaagtacaaaagataaaaagtttGGAAAGAAATGTAACCgttgtcacatgagttcatctcctccttcatctttgcctagctaataaacaagaaggatGAACTACTAGTTAAAATATCCTATACTAAACTAACCTAACACTAAGAAAATGTAAGAACTACATTTTTTAGGTATGTTTTGCACTCTCCAAGCTCTCTTTGTCCTTGCAAATTCATGGCTATATATAGATCAATGTAGTGAAGAAATGAGGCTTCAAATATCCTCTTTACAGCTGCAAAGTGGTTGTCACGCGTCCATCAATAGCTGTGAATTATTGGAGGAGAAAACAAGTTGTGCAAGTGGAGAGCAGCCATTTCTGATCAGAATCTGGCcaagatccggccggattgtcggccggtTGCTCCCCTGCCTTTCTTTGTAATTTCTGTTCAGTCTTCAACGTTGCTCCAATTTTGCCTCAAgttcaactgaacttttcttgatgatataAGCTTAAttaactcttgaccaaaacacaaaacttatcaccctttgagttatctttccaatgcatcaagaatcacttcatttggatttgtgtaggcttgggaatgactgaaatacccttgattgTTCAATGCCTTGTTTCAGCTTCAACCATTAGAAATTGGCTACAGTAATTTGGCCTTTTGACCTAGAAAACCTTTAaactggactttgatgtcttcacaAGAATTGTAGATCTATATCTTATCTTCAAAAttgttcaagaatcatctcaatccgattaTTGTAGCTCaatttatagccaaaatacaaaGATGTGTTAAAGCTGTCAACTTCCTTTTCATCCAAATGAAGTATATTTCCAACTCATTTACAAAATATGGacaaaatgcaagtaaaaagtgacaaaaatctcatttaatcacttgaaagcattttaaactaattatagccaaaataatccattttcttcctataatatagccaaagtgactaaaaatagcataaaatgtcattcaaaAATAGGGTAAATTAGTCAGTTATCAGATATTAAGTAGTTCTGTCAACTCGTCGGGTATgggtcaaaattaaaaatttcagatttggacCCATGATAATGTACCAATTCTAGACCCGACCCATCTATCCAACGGGTTTTGTGCTTATAGTCTCGAAACAGGGTCCGACAGGTTCTAGGTCGAGTCCGGGTCTGCCTGATAAAAAATAAGGCTCGACAAAATTTGTCTATGAATTGACTTATGGAGCCATCAAGAATGACAATGCATCAATTTAACAACACCTCAAGCAGTTCTCTATGATATGAATTGGCTTACACAAACATATTTATTGTAAAAGAATTATTATTGTATTTAGaagtatttatattttttaattattaaacaAGTACAAGAAGGATACGGATCGGAATCCTATATTCTGTATCTGACCTGCTTTTTTGTTAGAGTAATCCTGAGAAAACATTTCAACATCttgaaatagtttcttaggacagTGCTAATAAGCACGACTCATGCTACATTTTAATTAGCTTTAGTTAACATTGTTTTTTTTGTCTATTTTTActacaaattattaattaagATTGGTCTAAATACTCCACTCCCCATGAAGTTACTGTATGATAATCAATATGCTCATCCTATTGCATCAAATCCAATTTTTCATTAGAGACTAAGCACGTCAAAATTGATTGTTACTTTATTTGTGAAAAGATTCAGTAAAACTTAATTGCAACTAGTTATGTGAAAACTAAATAGCAATTAGATGACGTCTTCACTAAAATTTTGAGTGGTGTAATGATTGATTACATGTATAGCAAGATAGGCATGATTAACATAAATACTGTATCTTGCAGGGTAGTATTGTATAATATAGTAAGAATAAATTTCAAATTGTAATATTTGATTATAGGATCATATTATAGGAAAATACTACAATCCCTTTTATGTACTGTACCCATCATTCTAATCCACTTATATCGTCCCACATCATTCAGTGATTTAAACTCCTGAAATAATCTAAAGGTTGATAACTTTTATTTTATATCCAACGGTGAATTTAATCTTATCGATACAATACTAAAAAGGGACCATAGAACTCCCCCATATTATATTAGTTTGATTCAAGAATCTAGATAAGTtgattttaaattgaaattaATTAGGTTGATTTTAGGATCTAGATTAGTCTACACTTGTATATACATCGTATCTTTTGTACTCTTTATGACATGTAAGGAAAAGATTTTCCCTCCTTTTTAGTTTTCAcgatttttctctcctttttagTGTTCACCTTTTTAGATTTTTGGAACTGGAATTCTATTCTTCACTTTTAGTAATTCAACATTGACATTCTAAAGTCTTGATTCTTATcaacttcatttttttctttgttaattgtctttttttaggaaaaaataaCTTTTATTGAAGGAAGCAGGAAGAAGTCACACACAGCTCAATACATAAGAACATAAACCGAACAAACAACTGTATCTTGCTAGATAAGATGAAATTATAGCTACCTATCCACAACTCAGTTAAAATAAGGAAAAGATGCCGGGGACTAGAATTTCTTTCttaattcactttttaaacttATGTTTGTTTTTTATCAATATGTCTATCTAATAAAATCATTTAAGCCCGTGCCTACAAAAAAAGGGATGCAACTTTAGTTAATTGTTGACAAGCATTAAAAGGAACATAAAGCTTGTAATGAAACATAATATAATACAGGATTTCCTAATGAAAACTACGTCTTTCCCTAGACTAGTAATCCAATGCTTTCTATATACATTTATAGGTTGTATAGATATGATTACAACAAACGTAAAATAACAGTCCAGTTACCAAGTAATTGtatcaaaatttatttgaacTGAATGTACAACTTCTAGGATATGTCtcaatttggctttcaaatcaGTTATTTATCCTACATTTCTTCGTTATCCTCGACACTGGCACTTCTTGACATGCTATTTTGTTGACTATAGTTAATTACAGAATCTTCCTTGTCTTTACAACTGCCCTCTATTTCTTCTGAACCATTGGATAGACTGATGATAGGGATTGGATCAATGCGCTGACTTTTTCTTGAGCCAACAAACAAATTTCTATGCTCATAGAGTGATATAGAAGAAAATACAACTAGGGCTAGCATTGAAGCAGCTCCAACAATGAGGAATAGACCCCAAAAACTGTTCACATCAACACGATTTGATGATGTGGTAGTTGTCAGATCTGGGCAAATATTTTGTTCCCCAAACCAACCTTTCTCAAATTTTGACATTTCTGGCTCTTCAGTGATGATCAAAATACCCCTAGAAACATCCGGCAAGAGAGGGGAACCTTTAGGGAAGACCTGCAAATAAAAAAATGTTGTCAATTTTCGTATAAATTCATTTTGCAATGTGTCTAGGTTATAATCGAGCCTAAACAATTTCGATCTCACTTATAATTGTAAGTTAGAAGCCTAGGTCAAGTCGTGTCTATTCTGCATTAGCTACGTGGCTCAATCTAGTCCGCTAACAGATAACTGTTAGTGATTTGACAATTGTATACAAGCCGATTCAATTTATATTGAGTGGTAAAGTTGGGATAACCAGGGACTTACAAATCCAAATCCACCAGCCTTAAGTGTTGGTGCAACCATAGTATATTTTGAGCAATATTTTGCAACAAAGGGCTTCATATAGGGAAGTTCATCAAAGGCTGCAGCAATACGTCCATCTAAGAAAGCATTGTGCAAGTCATCCATGTTGTGATACATTATGAGGTTGGCCTCATTGAAATTCAAGTGTCTTAAGAGAGCCAATACAAAAGAACCTTTTGGATAGCCAACTTTTACCCCATTCTGTATGAGCTGATCTATACTTGTTAAGGTAGGCTCCAGTTGTGACACTGTCAGCATTGAAGTTAAACTAGCTGTGTAGCTTTGTGTTAGAATTAGAACCACGAAGCACCATATAATCACCACAAACCTTGCTAAGCCAGTCACCACTTTTTCTCCTGTAACAGATGTTAGCAAAAGCACACAAGAGAATGAAGTTTTTACTATCAAAttaatcattagtttcatcataattcaagaaaagaagattaaaaaaaaagagagacatATGTAACTTACTGAATGGACCATAATCAACAACTGCATTTTCCCTATCAATAGCATTTGCAAAAAGTATGATGTTATATTTCGTGCCAATTTTTTGCTATGGTATGCACCCAAGGCGATTGTGTAAAAATAAAGTTATAGTAATGATGCAGGAAAATTACTATAATAATATATTCTAATCCATTAACTATACTTAACTAAGAAGTGTTATTCTAACTAATTAATTCTTCTCTTGAATTTTCATTTAACATTTTCTATTACCTAAGGACAATCAATTGATCACTTGGTTAAATCTCacttcaaaatttattttatgattgatctttttgttttttgaaattaattgTAATCTAGAGTAACAAAGAAGGATACAATTGTGTtaacaaggagaagaaagagaaattacGTACGTTGCGAAGAAACCATTGTTGAGAACGAAAACCATAGGCTTGTGCCTAGTTGTTGAGGAGGAGTTTGTCCAAATTCTtcatttgattttctttcaagAATCCAGATCacaaaagcaaagaaaatgaagaagcaTACGCTCGTTAACCATAGATCCCAGGTCAATGGCTTCAAGAAAACCCAAGCAGTTTTTTGCATCTTGTCTTTGACAGGAACAATCATTGTTACACCAGACTCGGTATATGGCAGGGTGAAGTCCACATAGTTTGATCTATTTGCAATAATTGTAACATCTCCAACAACTGCATCAAAATTCTATTCAcaagaaattatcaaaaaaaaatatatataacaagCTAATTAGTGCCGTTTTAAaccttttaatttttggaattttgaTAGTCTGCATCCTAAATTTTTAGTGGTCACCACTTAGTATTACATGAAGTTCTACTTTTTACCACTTTGAACCAAATGTCAGCTCAAAACTGATTGTTGAGTATCTATTGAGTTATTGAGCAGCATATTAGTTCAATATAACAGCTGGTGAGGGTTGTACATTAAATGCAGCCTCACCCATATTTGcacatttgttttagtttgctGCTACTTCAAGAATTACCAGTCAaccactaattgagctgcaattTCAGAAATTAGAAGTATAGATTAGAAATTGTGAATACTCCAGAGCTTGAGCTGCAAAATGCGATTAGCAGTAACAGCCAAGCTGCAATATTATTATGAATATAGTGGATATATGAAGGCATTTCAATATTATTATGAATATCTATTAATAATATGTGTATGTAGAGTAAAAATGAAGACCAAAGACCAAGTATTAAACTTAAGATCAAAGAAAAGGTACTTGAGTAATATTTGTCCTAACTGctcaacaaaaaaaagaaagaaaaaaattgtccCTCCATCAAATTAGAATTTCAGAAGACCTTTATTGATATGTCTAGAATAGTGATAACtatcattattttctttttctttttcatggcTTAAAAAGAATATAGGCATATTTCAAGTTCAATCAACATGTTCAATACACATTCAAATCTCTCCTCTTCGTTTGCAATCCATAAATCACTTTCATTAGAGTCATTCCTAAAATCAACTTGTCCTACCTCATGTCTTAGGTAATTTAAACACAACAATATATCCTTGTTGATGTATATGAATATCAATAAGGACAAACTTTACAGCTATAAGCTCATATGGAGTCAGTGTCTTGGTTCGACTTGTCATAAGTATGAATTAGGTAATAAATCTGTAAACACCACATATATCCTTGTCAATAGACAAATCAATATATGGATCGAGTCTATCCTCTAGTTTGGAGATGTGGTTCACTCCTGCTTGCCTGGTTGAGCCCTCTTTTAGTATAGATTAATTAGTGTAAAATTAGTACATATATCAttgtttgaaaaaagaaaattatggcTACCCCTGTTAATATGATCATGAATTTATAGATTAACTTATGCTGTTTCATGTTGCTTGGCAGCTTTTGCGATAGTTAGAATTACAACTATCCTTAAGTTACTAAGTGTGAATTAATTACTTTCTTTACAACTCATAAATGTCGCTAGTCATAATGTCAATCCATTATAAGGTAAAAGCTGAGAAGGTCTTGATTTAGTGACTAAatttgaaattccagaaattagACTTTTTATATTCAAATTCCTCTTCCCTCTTTCCCGCTTCTTAATCCTACCATTCTTCTGctagaaaaataaattatagaAAAGATTATAAGTTGAGGATGCAGGCCATTTAATAAGAAAACGAAGGGTTTTACTTACCCCAAGGTAAACTTGGTAAATCATATCATCATAGCTTCCAGCGCTTTTGCCATCCGCATTCTCAAATGGAACGTAGTCATATGGAACATAGTAGGGTAGTGTTGCCATAACAGCATCAAAGATGTCTATGCTAAATCCCGAGACCTTTGACGTATTAGATTTCAGATCATTTATGACCCTTACAAATTTACTACCATCCTTTACCGGCACCCCTATTCTCAGTttcttctcattggttggaatCACCCATCCTTTTGGAACACTTTTACTATCACCTGGCCACAAAATATCAAGACTGGCTGCTGAAGATGGAAGGATTGGATCACCACTCATACTTGTTAAGTTTCTTGGAATCCCATTTTCTGTTGTCCAAATTCCTATCACCTTCTTTTCTTTACCAACCACATTGATTATCTCAAATATGGATGTATCCAATTGCCTATTTTTAAAGTGGAAATCTCCAGAAATGCCAGTAAAGCTAGTGTCCACCAATGCATGTTGGAGGTCCTTCCCAACTGTTGAAACCGGTAAACTATCAAGATCCCTTGAACCATTAGAGACATTGATTTTCTGGAATGAGAAATGTCTTGGTCCAATCTTCTCTACTGCCATTGCTAGTGCAATAGTTGCATCATATGCCCACAAACCGTAGATATTTAAGTCTTGAATGGAAGCCTCTTCTTGAGAGTTGTATCTCCATCTGTAAGAAAAAGCTTGCAGCCTTTTAGTTACACGAACA
It includes:
- the LOC113703368 gene encoding glutamate receptor 2.7, which translates into the protein MRRMDTLIGVLSIALLLCFQVCFAKEAAEHITIPVNVGVVLDAHTEIGKMGMKCISMALSDLYASHGSSYKTRLALNRRDSKRSVVGAAAAALDLLKNVEVQAILGPMTSMQANFVINLGDVAQVPIISFSATSPSLSYTRSEFFFRATLNDLSQVQAISAFIHAFGWKAAVPIYVHNEFGEGIIPFLNDALEKINTNLPYRSVIHPLASDDEILKELYKLMTMQTRVFIVHMPFSLGSRLFMKAKEIGMMSKGYVWITTDGMTNFLRLENSAIARSMQGVIGIKPHVRVTKRLQAFSYRWRYNSQEEASIQDLNIYGLWAYDATIALAMAVEKIGPRHFSFQKINVSNGSRDLDSLPVSTVGKDLQHALVDTSFTGISGDFHFKNRQLDTSIFEIINVVGKEKKVIGIWTTENGIPRNLTSMSGDPILPSSAASLDILWPGDSKSVPKGWVIPTNEKKLRIGVPVKDGSKFVRVINDLKSNTSKVSGFSIDIFDAVMATLPYYVPYDYVPFENADGKSAGSYDDMIYQVYLGNFDAVVGDVTIIANRSNYVDFTLPYTESGVTMIVPVKDKMQKTAWVFLKPLTWDLWLTSVCFFIFFAFVIWILERKSNEEFGQTPPQQLGTSLWFSFSTMVSSQREKVVTGLARFVVIIWCFVVLILTQSYTASLTSMLTVSQLEPTLTSIDQLIQNGVKVGYPKGSFVLALLRHLNFNEANLIMYHNMDDLHNAFLDGRIAAAFDELPYMKPFVAKYCSKYTMVAPTLKAGGFGFVFPKGSPLLPDVSRGILIITEEPEMSKFEKGWFGEQNICPDLTTTTSSNRVDVNSFWGLFLIVGAASMLALVVFSSISLYEHRNLFVGSRKSQRIDPIPIISLSNGSEEIEGSCKDKEDSVINYSQQNSMSRSASVEDNEEM